One genomic segment of Clavelina lepadiformis chromosome 3, kaClaLepa1.1, whole genome shotgun sequence includes these proteins:
- the LOC143449079 gene encoding calcium-binding protein 39-like yields the protein MSIFKKAHKSPADIVKSLKSVLHVLFEQQTSGRKMDKAFEDLMKNLASMKLIMCGTDQHEPQSELVAQLSQELYKSEIIDIILKNLSRIYFEVVNYVCMLYMYL from the exons ATGTCAATCTTTAAAAAGGCCCACAAAAGTCCAGCTGACATTGTCAAAAGTCTGAAATCGGTTCTTCATGTTTTGTTCGAACAACAAACGAGTGGGAGAAAAATGGACAAG GCTTTCGAAGACCTGATGAAGAACCTGGCTTCGATGAAGTTGATCATGTGCGGCACCGATCAACACGAGCCGCAGTCCGAGCTTGTGGCTCAACTCTCCCAAGAACTATACAAGAGCGAAATCATCgacataattttgaaaaacttgtctCGGATTTACTTTGAGGTTGTGAACTATGTGTGCATGCTGTATATGTACTTGTGA